The sequence below is a genomic window from Lycium ferocissimum isolate CSIRO_LF1 chromosome 9, AGI_CSIRO_Lferr_CH_V1, whole genome shotgun sequence.
CTTGCTCCACAACTAGTAGATAAGGATCTAGCTTTATTAGGTTACCTCAATAAATCTACAAGAAAATTCTACGCTAAAATATACTCattagaaagagaaaaaaatataaaattgtccATTTGCAGGCCATGGCTCAGCCAtctgaaattattttcttgcttacATTTTTCCTCTTACCCTtagttttttttctcttcaaagcTTTCAAATCATTCAACAAAACTCCACAACTTCCACCAGGACCAACACCATGGCCAGTCATAGGAAACATTTTTCATATGGGAAAAATGCCTCACATAACTCTGACAAATTATGCAAAAACTTATGGCCCCCTTATGTCCCTCAAGCTTGGAACTCAATTACTAGTTGTTGGATCATCACCTTCTGTTGCAATAGAAATCCTTAAAACCCATGATAGAATCCTCTCAGGTAGACATGTTCCAAATGCTGTTCCTTCAAAAAGATCAGAACTTGACAAGATATCAATAGGCTGGAGTTCTGAATGTAACAATGGATGGAGATACTTAAGGACATTATGCAGAACTGAGCTTTTCTCTGGCAAAGTATTGGAGTCTCAAGCTTGTTTGAGGGAGAAAAAAGTGATGGAATTGGTAGAATTCTTGAGGTCAAAAGAAGGTCAAGTGGTGAATCTTGGAGAACTAGTCTTTGCAACTGTGTTCAACATGTTGAGTAATGTTCTGATATCTAAAGATATGgttaatttggagaaagaaacaGAAGAAGATGGTGGGATGAGAAGTCTAGCAAGGGGAATAATGGAAGTGGGCGCTGCTCCAAATATATCTgacttttatccaattttgagTAAATTTGATCTTCAAGGtttgcaaaaaaaatatatagatttaatgaCAGAGATTCGTTCCAAGTGGGAACCGATTCTTGAAGAAAGAAGGAACAGTAAAGAGAGTGGTTCTCCTAGCCAGCAAGATTTCTTGGAAACTCTCCTTGATAATGGTTTCACCAATGATAGTATCTGCCAGCTATTTTTGGTTTGTTCCCTCTTTTCTCTCAAAATTTGCTTTCTGAGATTCATTTTCTGGTGTAAACCAAGTTAGTCTTTGTGCATATATGTTGTTACACAACTGATATCTATGCGTTGAGCCTTTAGCAACTTCTCTTTTTGAGGTTCTTGtattcaagaaagttggagtTCTCTATTGGTATGTAGTATATCTAACAAGTTCGCTTCTAACCCTGTGAAGGAGTTATTCGTTGCTGGTGGAGACACCAGTACCTCAACAATCGAGTGGGCGATGGCAGAACTGATTAAAAATGTGGAGTCAATGAAGAAAGTTCAAGACGAGCTCGAGATTAAACTCGGTGAAAGTGATTACCCAAAAGAATCTCAATTGCTTCATATGTCCTATCTTCAGGCCTGTGTGAAGGAAACACTTAGGTTGCATCCTCCAGGACCATTGCTGCTTCCACATCGTGCTATCGAAACCTGCCAAGTGATGAGTTTCACAATtcctaaaaacactcaaatcTTGGTTAACGTGTGGGCTATCGCGAGGGATCCATCGATATGGGAAGAACCGGAGATGTTTAGACCACAAAGGTTTCTGAGTTCCGATACGGACTTCAAAGGGAATGACTTTGAGTTCTTACCTTTCGGTGCTGGAAGGAGAATATGCCCAGGCCTGCCTCTGGCTGCAACAAAAATTCCATTTGTCCTTGCTTCACTTGTTCATTTCTTTGATTGGGAACTTCCTCATGGAAAATGTCTTGTCGAGCTAGACATGCATGAAAAGTTTGGAGTAACACTGCAAAAGAAAGAACCGCTGCTTCTGATTCCCAAGCCCAGAAAATGACCATTGGGATATACAActagggtcgtttggtagggtgTATAATAATAGTACTGAATAAGGTGTATTAGTAATCTTTGGGATTAGTTATCTTTGGCATTTTGTTCTATGGACTGTTTGATTTGTTGTATTAAACGAATAGGAATAGttataactaatacatgtataagggATTTAATAATACCAAATCTAATACtaatattattttctctaatacCTCCTACAAAATGACCCCTAAATCTCTTATCTGAGCTATACCTTGCATTATGCATTAGATACAAGTATAGTTTTGTCCTGTTGTAATCTCGTGTGGTTATATAAACAGAAGTTCTTGTGGTGATAACGACCCAAGTTATATTTTAAGATAAGATCATGTGCAATTCCATAAATGTCAAGtgaaattatttcattttggttCTACTCTCCTTGCCCTTAAAGATACAGAGGATTCAAACATACAAGTATATAATGAAGGCAAAGAATTTGTGACTGACTAGAGAAATTACTAAAAGAATCACTTCATTGAATACAATTTCTGATATCTTCTTGCTACAATGGGATGAATAACAATAACAAATCATTACAACCAAAGAAAGAATATACCGACGAAATTGACTGAATATACTGAACTAAGAAAGAATACCAGTTTACAAGAAGAATAATGCCACAAGAATTTTTACAGGCGCTGAGGAAGTCGCCTGTGATAATGCAGGTTCtcttcttgtcttggatgaggtaagaaaattatattttcagatTTAATTGCAACCACATTTGCCTATGAATCTTATGTCTCATCTAACAAGCATGATTGGCAATTACATAAACAGACAAGCAGTTACCTTGACCAATAACACATGGCTTTGTAAAGTAGCGCTCCTATGTTGCATTATTTTTGTAAGGTAATTTCTCTGGAATTCTTCAAAAGAAAACATATGAGCAGTTTTGCATGCTGAAACAGATAGAGTAATTCAGCATTTTGCACTTAAGGTAAGTAAAGCTTTTGACTGAAATAGTTCCCAACCTTTTTCGCATAGTGCGGTGTCTTATGTACACTTCCTAACGACAAACTGAGATGAAAATTAGCCTAAACTCATATTCCACAAAGGGAAAGTGAAAACTATTTTCTCCTTCAGTTTTCCTCTGATTGATTGGGAGGCTGTTTCTAAGAGTCAAGGACTACTGTAACATGATGTTTGTTACACGTGTGTTGCTGGAAAAAGGGATAGGTAGTTTAGGATTTGGTTAAATCAAAGAATACGAAATCAGGTTCCATTTTTTGGCTTACACTACATTAATAATTCAATTCTTAGCTTAAATTCACTATTCCCTATTCTgtcttttcttttacttttcccTCCATGCTATTCACGAGGAATACTTATTTTCTCTTCCTGATCGTATTGTTACCCCGTATTATTTGgtaattacaaaaataagaaaaggaatGTTATTGTTTGGGTTCTTCATTCTTATATTCTTGCTTGGTTATTTGTGATTCAACTCTTGTTCTCCTAGTTGAAAGTTTTAGAGAGGTAACAGTTAACATTATTTCAGTAATGAATAGTGGTTCCTGATTACTTCATAAGGAAAATACTTACTGCTGTTATTGTTTTATGTATACTCAATCCACTATAAGGTGGTATATTAAGGTTCTCCATGTTCGTTCACTAAGAGCAATGTATTGCCTAAGATTGTTTTATAAATATGTGTAGATAAATAACTAATCTGAATAAATATGAACGCCACTATACTGAAGCTTTTACTTGTATTGTGCATCAGATACAAGTATCTTTTGTCCTACTCTAATCTCGTGTGGTTATAAACAGAAGTTCTTGTGGTGATAACAGACTAGTTATAGTCCTATGAAGATAAGATCATGTGCCCAAGTTGATCAATTTTCTGGTATAGCTGGATGCAGAATGCTGCACGGGTTTCAATGTCAGGAGGACTTTTATGAAGTGCCTTTAATTTCTTTGACATTTTTGTCTTTGCAGGTGCAGATTTCACACCCATCCAGCTTAGCTCTTAGGATACTCATAATTGTGTAAGCACTTTTTGATACAAAATGACCCACCACTTTGACTAGAATTGCCATAGTGCACATGACACAGTATAGATAATCATGTAATTTTACCACATTGATATCGGGGGATACATAAACTACACTAACACTGCTCTCACACCCCCATACTTCCATTATAAGTGGTAGTGAGAATTACGCTCACAGTTACATTTATAGGGCCATTTGTGGGCTGGCGAGATGTCTCTCCTTGGTAGTCTTGTGCTGCCACTCCTCCTCATACTTCTCCCTCTTTGCTGCAATAATGTTTACGGTGTCGGAATAAACTATGGAACAGTTGGAAGCAACTTGCCCTCACCAAAGAAAGTGGCTCAGCTACTTCAATCGACCATCATTGACAAGGTTAAGATCTACGATACCAATCCTGAAATCCTTGAAGCCTTTTCCAACACCGGAATTGACATCATTGTTGCTGTTGAAAATTCTAATGTCACAAACCTAAGCGCCAACCAGTCTGCTGCTGATGAGTGGTTCTCCGCTCGTATCTTGCCCTTCATTCCTGCCACTTCCATTGTGGCCATTGCCGTAGGAAATGAGTATTTAACCCCGGATGGTGATGGTGATGATAAATTGGACCATAATGCCTTAGTCCAAGCAATGCAAAATCTGCATTCAGTTTTACTATCACGCGGGCTAGCCCGCAAAATCAAA
It includes:
- the LOC132030464 gene encoding probable (S)-N-methylcoclaurine 3'-hydroxylase isozyme 2, whose translation is MAQPSEIIFLLTFFLLPLVFFLFKAFKSFNKTPQLPPGPTPWPVIGNIFHMGKMPHITLTNYAKTYGPLMSLKLGTQLLVVGSSPSVAIEILKTHDRILSGRHVPNAVPSKRSELDKISIGWSSECNNGWRYLRTLCRTELFSGKVLESQACLREKKVMELVEFLRSKEGQVVNLGELVFATVFNMLSNVLISKDMVNLEKETEEDGGMRSLARGIMEVGAAPNISDFYPILSKFDLQGLQKKYIDLMTEIRSKWEPILEERRNSKESGSPSQQDFLETLLDNGFTNDSICQLFLELFVAGGDTSTSTIEWAMAELIKNVESMKKVQDELEIKLGESDYPKESQLLHMSYLQACVKETLRLHPPGPLLLPHRAIETCQVMSFTIPKNTQILVNVWAIARDPSIWEEPEMFRPQRFLSSDTDFKGNDFEFLPFGAGRRICPGLPLAATKIPFVLASLVHFFDWELPHGKCLVELDMHEKFGVTLQKKEPLLLIPKPRK